The following proteins are encoded in a genomic region of Coffea eugenioides isolate CCC68of chromosome 6, Ceug_1.0, whole genome shotgun sequence:
- the LOC113773893 gene encoding high mobility group B protein 13-like: protein MLKAAHSPLSDHQIQRPKSGRKPLQPKNSPATPVVITPHQKPKQNAPTDRIEVSVLDNDSNKENVNPLFATPVKNEEFRIEQFDSSLAEELSAIREKLERLRIEKEKTEKMLSERDLVLDLQMNELHKRGESQKMLEIEVDRLYRLKQLKLSCMGISPIRSLRNKAKEKGEGTKTDYRDEVNQEESL, encoded by the exons ATGTTGAAGGCTGCCCATTCTCCATTATCCGACCACCAGATCCAACGGCCGAAAAGTGGCCGGAAGCCACTGCAGCCAAAGAATTCTCCGGCCACTCCTGTTGTCATCACACCCCACCAAAAACCGAAGCAAAATGCTCCAActgatcggattgaggtgtcAGTGTTGGATAATGACTCGAACAAGGAGAACGTGAATCCCCTTTTTGCCACCCCGGTGAAGAATGAAGAATTCAGGATCGAACAATTCGATTCGTCCCTGGCTGAGGAGCTGAGTGCCATTCGCGAGAAGCTCGAGAGGTTGAGGATAGAGAAGGAGAAGACGGAGAAGATGCTCAGTGAGAGGGATTTGGTTCTTGATTTGCAGATGAATGAGCTGCACAAGAGAGGCGAATCTCAGAAGATGCTCGAAATTGAGGTTGATAGGCTGTATCGATTGAAGCAGCTCAAGTTATCTTGCATG GGCATTTCGCCAATCCGATCGCTGAGAAATAAGGCAAAAGAAAAGGGCGAG GGAACGAAAACTGATTACAGGGATGAAGTTAACCAGGAGGAAAGCCTGTGA